The Lancefieldella sp. Marseille-Q7238 genomic interval CACGAAGAGCCAGAATCGTCCTCAGCAACAACGCCTTCTGGTAGACCTTGTCGATACCTCTCGAGAAAGACGGAGGGTTGGCCCCCCAGTCCTCAACGCCAGTGACATAGCACCGGGCCCTGCGTAGCCGTGCGGGCCGATTACACTGACCCTCTCCGCGAACATGGCGATGCAGGCGACCCATACGCTGCAACAGAAGGTCAACGGGGGCAACGTCGGTAATCATGACGTCAAAATCAATGTCGAGCGACTGCTCCATGACCTGCGTACCGACCACGATGAGCCTCTGCGGACGGATGGACGCATCGGGGCCAAGGAGCCTGAGAAGCTCGGCATCGTTATGAAGGCGGTCAGCCGCAATGAAGCGCGAGTGGACGAGCATGAGCCGAGTACCATCAAGGACATCAACCAAATTTTCCTCAAGCATCCGATAGGTTGCCTGCGCCCGCGAGACCGTGTCGCGCAGCACACACGCACATCCACCCTCAGATAGAAGATCGGACAGAGTCTGAACGAGCTTCTCGTCATCATCCGGCAGAAAATCAAGACACACATCCGTACCAGCACCATCAATGCTGCATGGGGTGTATGGATCTTGAACCTTTTGATCACGTGTCAGCGCAGTCACAAGAGGGTACGCCGGACAACCGGCAGAATCACGCGGAGGCTCCCCTAGCCCCTTTCGATGTGAGTGTCTTCCTCTCGAACTCGCATCATGCCCTCGGTAGGCGAGCATCAGCTCCTTACGGCGCTCAGGAGGCAGCGTTGCCGATAGCAGGATCGTGGGAACTTCATATGCGCCCAGCCAGGTAAGTACGCGCTTGAGGTACGTGCTCATGTAGGCATCGTAGGCATGGACTTCATCGATGATGATAACCTTGCCCGCAAGCCCGAGATGGCGCAACTGCACATGCTTTGTCTTAAGAGCTGCCATCAGGAGCTGGTCGACCGTACCGACCACGAAGGATGCGAGCAGACCACGCTTCCTACCACCAAACCACTGGTGAGCGATGACTCGTTCATCCTCGTCACCGCCTCTACCATCCCCCATCCAGCTGCCATTCCACCTTCTGAGCCTCGTGTAGTCAGAATTGAGCGCAGCCTTACTGTGAAGCAGCTGCATGCTTTGGGGAGGCGCATCGCTCGACTGAGCAAGCAGCTCAAGCCATTCTTCCACGCGGGAGAACATGGCATTCGACGTGGCCATTGTTGGAAGTAGATAGGCAATGCCGCCACCGCCGAACTTACGTGCCAAAACCTCTGCACACAGAAGCGATGCTTCCGTTTTGCCATTACCCATAGGAGCCTCAATAACGATGAGGCCAGGTTCATTCATGTTGAGCGCTGCCCAAACCGCCGCTTCTTGCGCTGGACGTAAGCATGCAGTCTTGGGAAGGCCAGTAAATCTCTCATGAAAGAGACGCTCCGTGCTCGCTTTCGAAGCGAGTGTAAAATCGGGCGTATGCCAAGTAGGTGGCAGGGCAAGTTGTTCCCACGCGAAATTAGCACGAGCACGGAGCTCATCTACGCTCACCCATCCGTTGGTGAGCGGGAAGAGGTCCACATTTGAGGCAATCCAATCCGCCATGATGACAAGCCCCGTTAGAAGTACCTCGACAGGCTGGAGAAGACCAAGAGGGTTCAGACTTTTCTCGTGTACTTCCATGCCAGAATAACAGAGCATCCATTCAAGAAGTTCGCTTTGTACGAACTGCCAATCGGAATCTCCAAGCACCTCATTGGGGAAGTTCGAGGAACTTAGCTTAATATTACGAAGCTCACCCTCACTCGAGGGCGGAGTGCCGTGATGTCCACCTACAATGCACGAGTAGGTATTTGGATGTTCCCAGCCTCTACTTGCAAGCCATCCATCCAAGATAACCTCTCCCATAAGAGCGTGAGGACATGGCTTTATCATCTGGGAGGCCGGCACATCCAAACCCACTTCCCGAACCGCTTCAGCTCGGTCTGAAACCTTACATTGGAAGTTTGGTGTTGCCTTGCCAATGTCATGAATCCCTGCCAGCCATATCACAAGCGCCTCAGCAATAGCACCATCTCCACTTAAGGAACCAGAAATAAATCGTCGCTCTGAGGTGGGGAGCCATTCATTCCACAGGTGACGCGCAACATTAGCTGAATCAGCCATATGAACATAGAGTGGTAGCCAAAATCCGCGTCGCTCATCGTTGTTCATATCTGTCTTAGCCCAGAGAAAACGTTGTTGGTCAGAGAGATGAGACCCTGCCTCCCAGCCTTTCTTTTTACCACCAACCTTACCGTACATCATATCTACGGCCCCTCTAGCTAACAAAACCATCTATTGATTGTCCCGATTACCAGTCAGGACAACACTGCGAGTCAAAATACGGCTTTGCCAAAAATGTTATCCATTTGGATAACGCCACGTAGGTGGCACTTTGACTTGTTAAGAGCCTTCCAACTTGGAAGGCTCTTTTTATCTACAAATCAGTCTACGCGAATATTTTTTCTATTAGTTCTTATGTCAAGTTTATTCGGCGATAGGTATCATTTATTCTGTAATTGCTTTAGTGGATGGCAATTCTTTACAGTGCTTCTAGAAAGCGCTCTTACCTGCCGAGCTCCTCAACCAACTGCTGACCGCGGGAATCATGCACAACAAAGCGAATCTCTCGCTGAGGCTCGCTGCTGCCATCAACGGCGCCACCAGCGCTGCCATCGCTGACGCTGCTATCGACAGCGCCTCCCTCAAGACGGGAAATGAACACGTCAACACGTTCATCACCAATATCGTCGGCAAACTGCTCACCCCACTCAATAACGGTGGGACCGTCAGATCCAATGGCATCAAAAAGGCCGGTATCTTCAAGCTGGCCGGAATCATTCAGACGATACAGGTCAAAATGATAGAGAGGCATCGTGCCACCTTCATACACCATCTCAATGGTAAAGGTAGGGCTCGTCACATCAGTAGCAATACCCATACCCTGTGCGATGCCTTTCGTGAACTGCGTCTTTCCCGCTCCAAGATCTCCTGTCAGCACCAGCACATCGCCGGCTGCAAGGAGCTTTCCGCACTTCTCACCAAGAGTAATCGTTTCGGAGGCGGAAGAGGATATAAAAACGCCGGGGGCCGTCATGCGTGGAAGTTTACTCATAAGAGGGCTCCTGCTTCTGAGATGTAATTTGTCCTTGCGGATGGCTGCGGAGCCATTCGCCAAGAAGGCGGAGGTCGTCGGTCAGAAGCGGTTCCCAAGCCGGATGATAGATAGTGGCCGCGGGGTGGAAGGTTGGCAACACGACAAAATGCCCCGTTTGATACAGACGTCCACGCAGCGATGTCACGCCCTTCTCGGTGCGCAAAATAAACTGCGACGCAAAATTACCCAGACACACAATCACGTCCGGCCAGATAGCGCGAACCTGATTGCGCAGGTACGGAGCGCACGCCTCAATCTCTTCGGGACGGGGATTCCTGTTTGAGGGAGGACGGCATTTGACCACGTTGGTGATGAAAATATCGTCACGAGAAAGACCTGCCGCCGCAAGGTAACCGTCAAGCTTCTTGCCCGCCGCGCCGATAAACGGCCTTCCACCGAGGTCTTCGTTCTTGCCGGGTCCCTCGCCGATAAACATGACGCGCGCGTGAGGATTACCATCCCCAAACACGATGGTATTGCGGCCTTCGCAGAGCTGGCAGAGGCGACAGTCTTTCATCTGAGCTCGAACCTCTTCGAGCGTGACAGGTGAAACGTGTGGGAGCGGATTTTCAGACATCTTGTAACCAACCATACTCTCGGGCGGACGGTGTTGCGCGCTCTACGATACTAGCCGCGCTCGCCGTGCCATGTCAATCGCGCTCGCCGCGCCACGCCGCCCGCATTACTCTACATGCATTGCACTAAAGGTAAACTTTATCGAGGCGCATTCCAAAATCGCATACGACCTCGTAGTTGATGGTATTACAAAGCTCAGCAATCTCTTCCGCGGAAATAAACTCATCGCCGTCAGCGCCCATGATAGTCACCATATCACCCACGCTGACCTCGTATCCGGGTCGATAAGAACGCGTTCTGTTGACATCAACGGCAAACATGAACTGATCCATGCAAATGTTGCCCACCTGTCGCACGCGCATGCCATCTACCAGCACATCCATGCGATTAGAAAGGCAGCGCGCGAGACCATCGGCATAACCGATAGGCACTGTTGCCACCTGGACGTTCTTCCGCGGAACCCGCCAGGTCAGTCCATACCCCACTCCATCGCCGACGTTGGGATAGACCGCGCGCGACACGCGTCCCCGCACGCTCATCACGGGCTCAAGAGCAATGCGCGGCACGGTGTTTTCCGCAGGATGAAGGCCGTACAGGCCAATGCCCACCCGGCACATATCAAACTGAATGTCGGGATGAAGGATGGTGCCGGGGGTATTGTCGGCATGTATCAAACCGGTTTCAAGTCCGGCTTCATGCAGTATCGAAACCGCCTCGGTAAAGCGATTCACCTGCAAGGCGAAATCCCAGTCGTTGAGCAAGTCAGCGGTGGCAAAATGCGTGAACGTACCGGCGCATGCAAGACCGCGATGGAAATCGATGGCGCGCCGAACCTCAAGAGCTTCTTCTCGCCGCACGCCGATGCGAGTCATGCCGGTATCAAGGGCAAGATGATACTGGCCGACCTTGCCGGCCGCAGAGGACGCCTCCCCGTATTCGAGTGCGAAATCAACCTCGTATATCGCGGGCATCAAGTCAAATGTGACCAGGTCAGCAATGCTCTCCAGAGGCGGCTGGCTGAGCACCAAAATGGGATCTTCAATGCCCGCCTGGCGCAGAGAGATACCTTCGTCAACTGTGGCGACCCCAAATTGATGGGCGCCCGCCTGGCGCAAAGCCTTAGCGCACGCAACGGCTCCGTGACCGTAAGCATCGGCCTTGACGATGGCCATCAGCTTCACACCGCGCGCCATCTGCGCCTGAAACGCCTTCGCATTGCGCTTGAGCGCGCTGAGATCTATCTCGACCCATGCCCACCTGTTATTTGGAAGCGCCATCTTTGCTACTCCGTCATCGTTTCCACAGGAAATGAGATTTGCTCTTCAAGAGCGTCCGCCGCGAGGCCGACCGCCTCGGAAATATCGGACGCCATAACGCCACGTGTGCCGAATTTCTCCACCGCCAGCTGTCCCGCATAGGCATGTACCTCGCAGGCAAGCGAGCAAAATGTTGGAAGATCGTCAACAACTCCTCCAGCCAGAGCCAAACGCCCCGCGAGAACGCCTGCAAGAACATCGCCCGAACCGGCAGTCGCAAGCGTTGCGGAGCCGGGCTTGGGTAGTACGGCCTTCTGAACACCAACGCAGGCGGTCGCCGTGCTCTTAGCAACAACGACGAGCTCAGAGCCACCGTCAGCCCAAATGATCTTGCGAGCGGCGTCAAGCTGCTCTACCAGGCTTGCGGGCGGATTGTTAATCCTGCCCACCAAGCGGCCAAGCTCGCGGCGGTGCGGCGTCAGGATAAGCGGCGCAGAACGCCTTGTGACCTCGGGAAAATCGGGCAGATTGTGGGACGTCAGGCGCGCGATACAGTTGAGCGCATCAGCGTCAACAATAAGCGGCAAGCTGGAATCGATAAGGGCCGATGTTACAGCAACCGTACCGCCGGAAACCCGCATACCTGGGCCAACAAGCGTGACCGTTCGCATGCCGGCAAGCTCGCTCACGAGAGGAACTGCGTCTTCGGTAAGCATGCCCTCCTCATCACAAGGCAGGCCGACCGCGGGAATCTCCGGGCATTGAATCTGCACCGTAGGCAAAATGGCTTCCGGAACCGCAAGGGTCACATAGCCGGCGCCCGCGCGAGCGGCGGAGCGCGCCGCCATAACCGCGGCACCCGGGAAGCGAGAAGAGCCTCCCACCACAAGCACAGATCCGCGCGAGAACTTGTCCACGTCGTTTTGCTGCGCAGGCAAGCTGTCCAGATAGTCTTCCAAATCAGTGCGCCACGCTACGGGATCCGCGTCCACTACAAGACGCTCGGTTTGCTCGGCAAGCGGTGCGACCACAATGGAGCCGCATACGTCACGGCCCGCATCCGCCAAAAGGCCTGGTTTAAGGGCTATCATCGTGACCGTCATATCCGCTATAACACAGGCGCTTTCGGCGTGGCCGGTCTGGGAGTCAAGACCCGACGGCACGTCCACCGCAAGCACGCGGGCGCCGGACTCATTGAGCGTCTCAATCCAAATGTCAAAGGGAGCGCGGACTTTTCCGTGAAAACCGGTTCCCAACATGCAGTCAAGGACGGCGTCAGCGGTGGAAAGCAAGTCCGCAAGTTCCGTCTTTGATGGGCCGACCAGCACTGATACGCCGGAGCGAACCGCGCGCTGCGCAGTTTGGCGCGCAAGATCGCCTGATATTTGATCCGGCTCAATGGGAGTAATGACCTTGACGTTAACGCTTCGCGAACGCAGCGCCTCAGCAGCCACCCAGCCGTCGCCGCCGTTGTTGCCCATGCCAGCAAGCACTACCACGTTATCGATGGTTCCCCCAAGATTCAGAACTTCCTGAGCGGCCGCATAGCCGGCACGATGCATCAGCTCGGAAACGCTCACCCCCGTACGGGTAAGCGAGACCTCGACGCGCTTAATATCCTCAACGTTCAGAACAGGCTGCATGTTCTACTCCTCAGACTGCTGTTTCATGGTGTCTATTATAGTTTCTTGCACACGCTCAAGCTCATCTATCACAGAACGCGCCTCTTTAAATGAGGCCGCAAGCGCTTGAGCTGCGTCTTCTTTCTCGTCAATTTTCGGTTTCACCGCGTCCGTCACGGTAACTGCATTTGCCACCGCAACAGAGCGGGTATGCGAGATTGAAAGGGCAACCTCGCGAACTCCCTGCTCGCGCGCCACCTCAGCCGCTCGTCCGGCGAGAAGAACCCTCGGACGACCCGCGTCATCCAGCGTAACCGAAACGTCAGAAAACCCGACACCCGCGCCAAATCCCAGCCCCAACGCCTTCAGCACGGCTTCGCGGGCGGCAAAGCGGGCGGCATAGTGCTCGGCGGGATGCGCCGTATGCTCGCAATAGAGACGCTCCTCCTCCGTAAACACACGCCTGATAAAGTGAGAATGGCCATCAATCGCCCGCTGCATGCGCGCAATCTCCAGCATATCAACGCCAATTCCTGCAAGAGCCATACGTTACCCGCGCTTACGCCGTCAACTTGAAGGGTGCAAGCGCCTTCAAAACAATTTCATTGGCTTCCTGGCAAAGCTTTTCGGAGGAAGCCTCCGCAAGTACGCGCACCAGAGGCTCGGTGCCCGATGCCCGCACCAGAACACGACCATCGCCCTCGAGGTACTTCTCGGCAGCTTCAACTGCCTTCTTTACGTCGGCGGACTCCATGGCGGCGTTCTTGTCGGTGACCTGGACATTGAGCAACTGCTGCGGGTACAGGCGGACGGGACGCGCCAGCTCCGAGAGTTTCTCGCGCTCGGCACGAAGAACTTCCATGATGCGAAGGCTGGTCATGATACCGTCGCCGGTCTTTTCCAAATCGCCAAAGATGATATGGCCGGACTGCTCGCCGCCCAGGCTGTACTCGTGCTCATTCATGCAGGCGTAGACGTTCTTATCGCCCACATCGGTCTTGGCGTAGGAAAGACCCGCGTCCTCGAAGGCCTTGAACAGCCCGAAGTTGCTCATAACCGTGGTGACAACCGTCTGCTTTGCCAGACGTCCGTACTTATTGAGATAGCAGCCACACACATACAAGATAAGGTCGCCGTCGACCACGTGGCCGCGTTCATCAACGGCCAGACAGCGGTCGGCGTCGCCATCGTAGGCAAAACCGACATCAAGGCCGTTTTGCACCACAAAGCGCTGCAGCTGGTCAATATGGGTGGAACCAGAGTCCACGTTGATGTTAAGGCCGTTTGGAGCGTTGTTGATAACGTGCGTCTCCGCGCCGAGCGCGTCAAAAACAGGACGAGCAACGCTTGAAGCCGCGCCGTTAGCGCAGTCAAGACCGATTTTCATGCCCTGAAGGCTGAAGCCGCACGAGGCAATAAGACTGGAGATATAGCGATTGCGTCCCTGCATATAGTCGATGGTGCAGCCGATCTGTTCGCCTGTGGCGAGAGGGACCTCAAAGGCGCCGTCGATGTAATCCTCAACTTGCTGGAGTATATCCTCCTCCATTTTATAGCCGTCTTTATTCACAAGCTTAATGCCGTTGTCCGTGAAGGGATTGTGAGAAGCGGTAATCATGATGCCGCAGTCAAAGGCGCCGTCGACCACCTCATAACTTACTCCGGGCGTCGGAATAACATGAAGGATATACGCGTCAGCGCCCGAAGCCACAAGACCAGAGACGAGTGCCGACTCAAACATATAGCTGGAACGGCGAGTGTCTTTTCCCAAAATCACGCGGGCGCGATGACCCTGACGAAGCCCGTAGTACCACCCGATGAAGCGGCCAATCTTGTACGCGTGGTCAACGTTGAGGCCTTCGTTCGCACGGCCTCGAAATCCATCAGTGCCAAAGTACTTCATAGCAGCTCCTTGCATAT includes:
- a CDS encoding NAD(P)H-hydrate epimerase, which gives rise to MQPVLNVEDIKRVEVSLTRTGVSVSELMHRAGYAAAQEVLNLGGTIDNVVVLAGMGNNGGDGWVAAEALRSRSVNVKVITPIEPDQISGDLARQTAQRAVRSGVSVLVGPSKTELADLLSTADAVLDCMLGTGFHGKVRAPFDIWIETLNESGARVLAVDVPSGLDSQTGHAESACVIADMTVTMIALKPGLLADAGRDVCGSIVVAPLAEQTERLVVDADPVAWRTDLEDYLDSLPAQQNDVDKFSRGSVLVVGGSSRFPGAAVMAARSAARAGAGYVTLAVPEAILPTVQIQCPEIPAVGLPCDEEGMLTEDAVPLVSELAGMRTVTLVGPGMRVSGGTVAVTSALIDSSLPLIVDADALNCIARLTSHNLPDFPEVTRRSAPLILTPHRRELGRLVGRINNPPASLVEQLDAARKIIWADGGSELVVVAKSTATACVGVQKAVLPKPGSATLATAGSGDVLAGVLAGRLALAGGVVDDLPTFCSLACEVHAYAGQLAVEKFGTRGVMASDISEAVGLAADALEEQISFPVETMTE
- the cas3 gene encoding CRISPR-associated helicase Cas3' — its product is MMYGKVGGKKKGWEAGSHLSDQQRFLWAKTDMNNDERRGFWLPLYVHMADSANVARHLWNEWLPTSERRFISGSLSGDGAIAEALVIWLAGIHDIGKATPNFQCKVSDRAEAVREVGLDVPASQMIKPCPHALMGEVILDGWLASRGWEHPNTYSCIVGGHHGTPPSSEGELRNIKLSSSNFPNEVLGDSDWQFVQSELLEWMLCYSGMEVHEKSLNPLGLLQPVEVLLTGLVIMADWIASNVDLFPLTNGWVSVDELRARANFAWEQLALPPTWHTPDFTLASKASTERLFHERFTGLPKTACLRPAQEAAVWAALNMNEPGLIVIEAPMGNGKTEASLLCAEVLARKFGGGGIAYLLPTMATSNAMFSRVEEWLELLAQSSDAPPQSMQLLHSKAALNSDYTRLRRWNGSWMGDGRGGDEDERVIAHQWFGGRKRGLLASFVVGTVDQLLMAALKTKHVQLRHLGLAGKVIIIDEVHAYDAYMSTYLKRVLTWLGAYEVPTILLSATLPPERRKELMLAYRGHDASSRGRHSHRKGLGEPPRDSAGCPAYPLVTALTRDQKVQDPYTPCSIDGAGTDVCLDFLPDDDEKLVQTLSDLLSEGGCACVLRDTVSRAQATYRMLEENLVDVLDGTRLMLVHSRFIAADRLHNDAELLRLLGPDASIRPQRLIVVGTQVMEQSLDIDFDVMITDVAPVDLLLQRMGRLHRHVRGEGQCNRPARLRRARCYVTGVEDWGANPPSFSRGIDKVYQKALLLRTILALRGRADSEGRIIVNLPHDIAGFVESVYEDCDGEVDETTVPFDVPDTWQSKIDEAERELTKRRADAASNAKTWLLGKPQSRSPKDLVGWLRESLTMTDENVGRATVRDSQESIEVIAVQECSGGLCIFPWVDNVDGSSPTSRSLGDGEMIPDDDAARLAATCTVNLPPALSGPWNAEAIVKALEMSCPIPGWQESRWLKGQLVLVFNEAGEATIDTGIAVYRLRYAQGTGLELIDTKKGEQE
- the alr gene encoding alanine racemase encodes the protein MALPNNRWAWVEIDLSALKRNAKAFQAQMARGVKLMAIVKADAYGHGAVACAKALRQAGAHQFGVATVDEGISLRQAGIEDPILVLSQPPLESIADLVTFDLMPAIYEVDFALEYGEASSAAGKVGQYHLALDTGMTRIGVRREEALEVRRAIDFHRGLACAGTFTHFATADLLNDWDFALQVNRFTEAVSILHEAGLETGLIHADNTPGTILHPDIQFDMCRVGIGLYGLHPAENTVPRIALEPVMSVRGRVSRAVYPNVGDGVGYGLTWRVPRKNVQVATVPIGYADGLARCLSNRMDVLVDGMRVRQVGNICMDQFMFAVDVNRTRSYRPGYEVSVGDMVTIMGADGDEFISAEEIAELCNTINYEVVCDFGMRLDKVYL
- the glmM gene encoding phosphoglucosamine mutase, giving the protein MKYFGTDGFRGRANEGLNVDHAYKIGRFIGWYYGLRQGHRARVILGKDTRRSSYMFESALVSGLVASGADAYILHVIPTPGVSYEVVDGAFDCGIMITASHNPFTDNGIKLVNKDGYKMEEDILQQVEDYIDGAFEVPLATGEQIGCTIDYMQGRNRYISSLIASCGFSLQGMKIGLDCANGAASSVARPVFDALGAETHVINNAPNGLNINVDSGSTHIDQLQRFVVQNGLDVGFAYDGDADRCLAVDERGHVVDGDLILYVCGCYLNKYGRLAKQTVVTTVMSNFGLFKAFEDAGLSYAKTDVGDKNVYACMNEHEYSLGGEQSGHIIFGDLEKTGDGIMTSLRIMEVLRAEREKLSELARPVRLYPQQLLNVQVTDKNAAMESADVKKAVEAAEKYLEGDGRVLVRASGTEPLVRVLAEASSEKLCQEANEIVLKALAPFKLTA
- a CDS encoding uracil-DNA glycosylase, encoding MSENPLPHVSPVTLEEVRAQMKDCRLCQLCEGRNTIVFGDGNPHARVMFIGEGPGKNEDLGGRPFIGAAGKKLDGYLAAAGLSRDDIFITNVVKCRPPSNRNPRPEEIEACAPYLRNQVRAIWPDVIVCLGNFASQFILRTEKGVTSLRGRLYQTGHFVVLPTFHPAATIYHPAWEPLLTDDLRLLGEWLRSHPQGQITSQKQEPSYE
- the acpS gene encoding holo-ACP synthase; this translates as MALAGIGVDMLEIARMQRAIDGHSHFIRRVFTEEERLYCEHTAHPAEHYAARFAAREAVLKALGLGFGAGVGFSDVSVTLDDAGRPRVLLAGRAAEVAREQGVREVALSISHTRSVAVANAVTVTDAVKPKIDEKEDAAQALAASFKEARSVIDELERVQETIIDTMKQQSEE
- the tsaE gene encoding tRNA (adenosine(37)-N6)-threonylcarbamoyltransferase complex ATPase subunit type 1 TsaE, translated to MSKLPRMTAPGVFISSSASETITLGEKCGKLLAAGDVLVLTGDLGAGKTQFTKGIAQGMGIATDVTSPTFTIEMVYEGGTMPLYHFDLYRLNDSGQLEDTGLFDAIGSDGPTVIEWGEQFADDIGDERVDVFISRLEGGAVDSSVSDGSAGGAVDGSSEPQREIRFVVHDSRGQQLVEELGR